From a single Porites lutea chromosome 10, jaPorLute2.1, whole genome shotgun sequence genomic region:
- the LOC140950334 gene encoding tyrosine-protein kinase receptor Tie-1-like: MKFAWQVADGMCYLSSKKVIHRDLAARNVLVGEGEKCKVTDFGMARDVHQDDIYTKKSRGRLPFKWTAYEALLYGVYTTQSDVWSYGILLYEILTVGGTPYPDIKPRQIAERLQKGYRMPKPRHVDEKLCTST; this comes from the exons ATGAAATTTGCCTGGCAAGTCGCAGATGGAATGTGTTACTTGTCTTCAAAAAAG GTAATCCATCGTGACTTGGCAGCAAGGAATGTTCTAGTTGGTGAAGGAGAAAAATGTAAGGTGACAGATTTTGGAATGGCAAGGGATGTGCATCAGGATGACATTTACACTAAAAAAAGTCGG GGTCGCCTGCCTTTTAAGTGGACTGCTTATGAGGCTTTGTTGTATGGAGTATACACAACACAAAGTGACGT TTGGAGTTATGGTATTCTCCTTTACGAGATACTTACTGTAG GTGGGACTCCATATCCAGATATAAAACCTCGTCAAATCGCGGAACGACTTCAAAAAGGATACAGAATGCCGAAACCAAGACACGTTGATGAGAAACT ATGTACGTCAACCTGA